The following are from one region of the Nicotiana tabacum cultivar K326 chromosome 3, ASM71507v2, whole genome shotgun sequence genome:
- the LOC107766813 gene encoding uncharacterized protein LOC107766813, with product MWFTISPKTWQFTNSSNLQFFPLPTKIKTIPKAYNGDDNSTESTAGKIKRMVLSQEGRTKLNILPDREFYAYPRFVTHVDDRFISSLTNLYRERLRPEFEILDLMSSWVSHLPQEVKYKRVVGHGLNAQELAKNPRLDYFIVKDLNQDQKLEFENCSFDAVLCTVSVQYLQQPEKVFAEVFRGLKPGGVFIVSFSNRLFYEKAISAWRDSTGYGRVQLVVQYFQCVQGFTQPEVIRKLPTEKDGAAPQNQWPLNWIMQLTGLLSSSSDPFYAVVAYRNFKPEHE from the exons ATGTGGTTCACCATATCTCCAAAAACATGGCAATTTACCAATTCATCAAACTTACAATTCTTTCCTCTTCCAACTAAAATCAAAACAATTCCCAAAGCCTATAATGGAGATGATAATTCAACAGAATCAACAGCAGGAAAAATCAAACGTATGGTTCTTAGTCAAGAAGGAAGAACCAAACTTAACATTTTACCAGACAGAGAATTCTATGCTTACCCAAGATTTGTGACACACGTTGATGATCGTTTCATTTCCTCTTTAACAAATCTTTACAG GGAACGCTTGAGGCCCGAGTTTGAGATTCTTGACCTTATGAGCTCATGGGTCAGTCATTTACCACAAGAGGTGAAGTACAAAAGGGTGGTGGGTCATGGACTTAATGCTCAAGAGTTGGCCAAGAATCCCAGATTGGATTATTTCATTGTGAAGGATTTGAATCAAGATCAGAAACTTGAGTTTGAAAATTGTAGTTTTGATGCTGTTTTGTGTACAGTCAGTGTGCAATATCTTCAACAGCCTGAGAAG gTGTTTGCCGAGGTATTTCGTGGTCTAAAACCAGGAGGCGTGTTTATTGTAAGCTTCAGTAATAGACTGTTCTATGAGAAAGCAATTAGTGCATGGAGGGACAGTACAGGATATGGTAGGGTGCAACTTGTGGTGCAATATTTCCAGTGCGTTCAAGGATTTACGCAGCCAGAGGTGATACGCAAATTACCAACTGAAAAAGATGGTGCGGCTCCACAAAATCAATGGCCTTTGAATTGGATAATGCAGTTGACAGGGTTGTTATCATCTTCATCTGATCCTTTTTATGCAGTTGTAGCCTACAGAAACTTCAAACCAGAGCACGAATGA